A stretch of Ranitomeya variabilis isolate aRanVar5 chromosome 3, aRanVar5.hap1, whole genome shotgun sequence DNA encodes these proteins:
- the TRIM13 gene encoding E3 ubiquitin-protein ligase TRIM13 encodes MEVLEEELTCPICCSLYDDPRVLPCAHSFCKKCLEGVLEGSSRQIWRPTFKCPTCRKEISTMDVNSPQVNYLLKGIVEKYNKMKASPKTLVCKVHTGQPLNIFCSTDLKLICGFCATNGNHKDHVFSSIDEAYKQEKSSFDFFFQSFEEIQCKDVTARLETLETNKRNTLHLLTTDSDRVKDYFKKLQELLEQKKNEILSDFETMRLEVLQAYDPEINKLNTIINEQRRACVIAKNFKDICDPLLFLQQIEEFREKVDYLKVPLPSASDVTVLSYMKNFDTHMWDKIKLGDVDKLCLPQEVPAKQERQKKKFSFSYRGVAAVCLLLVGVMVAFYLDPPNDFLKTCDSLMRHIYLYSSDVCLQLMGEASVCWELVSEQFFLLMKVLKHYTMNILEHMANFAFKYKL; translated from the coding sequence ATGGAGGTACTGGAAGAAGAGCTGACATGCCCCATCTGCTGCAGCCTTTATGATGATCCTAGGGTTTTGCCTTGTGCACATAGCTTCTGTAAAAAATGCCTAGAAGGTGTGCTTGAGGGAAGTTCCAGACAGATATGGAGACCAACGTTCAAATGTCCAACGTGCCGAAAAGAAATCTCTACAATGGATGTGAATAGCCCTCAAGTTAATTACTTATTGAAAGGAATAGTGGAGAAGTACAATAAGATGAAGGCATCTCCAAAGACACTGGTGTGTAAGGTTCACACTGGACAACCTCTCAACATCTTCTGCTCTACAGACCTGAAGCTGATCTGTGGGTTTTGTGCCACTAATGGCAATCACAAAGACCATGTCTTCTCCTCCATCGATGAGGCCTAtaagcaggaaaaaagttcatttgactttttttttcaaagttttgaggaaATTCAATGTAAAGATGTGACTGCTCGCCTGGAAACCCTAGAGACTAACAAGAGGAACACCCTTCATTTGCTGACCACAGACTCAGACAGAGTAAAGGATTATTTTAAAAAGTTGCAGGAATTACTAGAACAGAAGAAAAACGAAATCCTATCGGACTTTGAGACCATGAGGCTTGAGGTCCTGCAGGCTTATGACCCTGAAATCAATAAGCTCAACACCATTATTAATGAGCAGAGACGAGCTTGTGTCATTGCTAAAAATTTTAAGGATATTTGTGATCCACTTTTATTCCTCCAGCAGATAGAAGAATTTAGAGAAAAAGTTGACTATCTTAAGGTTCCTCTACCTTCAGCCTCTGATGTGACTGTCTTGTCTTACATGAAAAATTTTGATACTCATATGTGGGATAAAATAAAACTAGGAGATGTGGATAAGCTGTGTTTGCCACAGGAAGTACCCGCAAAGCAGGAAAGACAGAAAAAGAAATTTTCATTCTCTTATCGAGGAGTAGCTGCTGTTTGTCTTCTCCTTGTTGGAGTGATGGTGGCATTTTACTTAGATCCTCCAAACGATTTCTTGAAAACATGTGATAGCCTTATGCGGCATATTTACCTTTACTCATCAGATGTTTGCTTACAACTAATGGGAGAAGCCTCTGTTTGTTGGGAACTAGTTTCAGAACAATTCTTTCTCCTCATGAAAGTGCTAAAACATTACACCATGAATATTTTGGAGCACATGGCAAATTTTGCTTTTAAATATAAATTGTAA